In the Tetrapisispora phaffii CBS 4417 chromosome 7, complete genome genome, one interval contains:
- the SLD2 gene encoding Sld2p (similar to Saccharomyces cerevisiae SLD2 (YKL108W); ancestral locus Anc_2.468), which produces MSISELKIHIKTWEHQFIQKHDRAPTKEDIKTLPDIKQLYKKYSSLKKGATSEKEHKETGHHNFNSNDILSRNVTSNHEEITEIDNNRNIFASPIRKIKQEDETFGPTPQIFGKAISIFDMKISPIKQISLTNIEISTPSNLSPASTISASSPNSYSRENSTVSDVTIKRRLQFNITPISSPNKNSDLVPDRDTEISMGNSIEKNRLHPPKTLHLKYGPNSPLKLEDQNVKIKLRRTPIRRTTSQYKRNLESKDSFSPSPLLKRPLTKSILELAQEHEAIVEEFTQLNEQLRKEKTEVEPSTNGYISDNIDEEMISQTGIRDIFNEDTEEVSKSKTVKVKRRRVIRRYEQATNDKNAIPLNLHKELIKLKKEQVKGYMSNENDSEDNSNSDDNSELIESGETDKSLAGSKTKPKRKRPKKYNLVSNNFRRLKLPRKNKFKGRWGGRR; this is translated from the coding sequence ATGAGCATCAGtgaattgaaaattcaTATCAAGACCTGGGAGCATCAATTTATACAGAAACATGATAGAGCTCCTACAAAAGAGGATATAAAAACACTCCCagatattaaacaattgtacaaaaaatattcgTCGTTGAAGAAGGGTGCAACTTCAGAGAAAGAGCACAAAGAAACAGGACATcataattttaatagtaATGACATATTAAGTAGAAATGTAACTTCCAATCATGAAGAGATAACAGAGAtagataataatagaaatatatttgctAGTCCTATAaggaaaataaaacaagaAGATGAAACATTTGGACCAACACCTCAAATTTTTGGGAAAGCTATAAGCATATTTGATATGAAAATATCCccaataaaacaaatatctttaacgaacattgaaatttctACACCTAGTAACTTATCACCTGCAAGTACAATATCTGCATCATCACCCAATTCATATTCTCGAGAGAATTCTACTGTTTCAGATGTCACTATTAAGCGTCGATTGCAATTTAATATCACACCAATATCCTCCccaaataaaaattctgATTTAGTCCCAGACAGAGATACTGAGATCTCAATGGGCAATAGCATAGAGAAAAATAGATTGCATCCTCCTAAAACATTACATTTAAAGTATGGGCCCAATTCTCCATTGAAGTTAGAAGATCAAAACGTAAAGATCAAACTTAGAAGAACACCAATCAGAAGAACAACATCCCAGTATAAGAGAAATCTTGAAAGTAAAGATTCCTTTAGCCCTTCTCCATTGCTGAAAAGACCATTGACAAAATCTATATTAGAACTTGCACAGGAACATGAGGCTATTGTTGAAGAGTTCAcacagttgaatgaacaaTTAAGAAAGGAGAAAACGGAAGTTGAACCGTCAACAAATGGCTATATATCTGACAATATAGACGAAGAGATGATCTCACAGACTGGTATAAGggatatatttaatgaagataCCGAAGAAGTAAGCAAATCAAAAACTGTCAAGGTTAAAAGAAGGAGGGTTATTCGTCGTTACGAGCAAGCAactaatgataaaaatgcTATACCATTAAATTTACATAAGGAACTGATAAAGCttaaaaaagaacaagTTAAAGGTTATATGAGTAATGAGAATGATAGTGAAGACAATTCTAATAGTGATGATAATTCTGAACTAATAGAGTCAGGTGAGACAGATAAATCATTGGCCGGGTCTAAGACTAAACCAAAGAGAAAGAGAccaaagaaatataatttgGTTAGTAATAACTTTAGAAGATTAAAATTACCACgcaaaaataaatttaaaggtCGCTGGGGTGGAAGAAGATAG
- the SNO1 gene encoding putative pyridoxal 5'-phosphate synthase (similar to Saccharomyces cerevisiae SNO1 (YMR095C); ancestral locus Anc_2.466), which translates to MKNIIIGVLALQGAYIEHVNFLNTCIADGDYGINGFDITVIEVRTSKELQKCNALVIPGGESTSMSLIARRVGIFDDLIAFVHDKNKVIWGTCAGLIFLAKKIDNVDHNADILDTLKLVDVSILRNAFGRQSQSFIKSCDFSSFINDCDDYETVFIRAPVINKILDPGTVKILYSLEYEKESGEVDNLIVAAKQNDNVLITSFHPELSDDFRFHKYFIEDFVLK; encoded by the coding sequence atgaagaatataattattgGTGTGTTGGCATTACAAGGTGCCTATATAGAGCATGttaatttcttaaataCTTGCATTGCTGATGGTGACTATGGGATAAATGGCTTTGATATAACAGTTATTGAAGTTAGAACCTCTAAAGAACTCCAGAAATGCAATGCGCTGGTGATACCGGGAGGGGAATCGACCTCGATGTCATTGATCGCAAGAAGAGTAGGGATAtttgatgatttaattGCCTTCGTACATGATAAGAATAAAGTAATATGGGGTACCTGTGCAGGATTGATATTTCttgcaaaaaaaatagataaCGTTGATCACAATGCTGATATATTGGACACGCTGAAACTTGTTGATGTTAGTATATTAAGAAATGCATTTGGAAGACAATCTCaaagttttattaaatcttGCGATTTCAGCTCATTCATTAATGATTGTGATGACTATGAGACTGTATTTATCAGAGCACCAGTgattaacaaaatattggaTCCTGGTActgtaaaaatattatattcactCGAATATGAAAAGGAATCCGGTGAGGTTGATAATCTAATAGTGGCAGCTAAACAAAATGATAATGTATTGATCACTTCTTTCCATCCGGAATTGTCTGATGATTTTAGATTtcataaatatttcatagAAGATTTTGTtctcaaataa
- the CTF13 gene encoding Ctf13p (similar to Saccharomyces cerevisiae CTF13 (YMR094W); ancestral locus Anc_2.467): protein MDVCKFLDLPIDIRKNIYLQLNGMLGNSNFDSNKFSINIQETRTENTIPVSKKAKSNRKTRIQTYYKIFEPIFAMLNHSNLFEKWLYHAIWLRYDSIMLDCMRINHFYGGQVLGSLDWIQLDGKLRLAYFDEHYVLQVWYTFKEYNKWIVRGSSAIETESKIDYLRLNIDHLNSMGSVFEKTLDDFGKHDMYLKINEIHFNSDEDENAESDFLPNYNEDSVTDTEAENTDALDISFKNKLNDKNIIAIIQRMENMKNLSKLTITTDRLYQTLVNLQGVRDNPGRIISYMVRKRITEIQINRVKQLSFKSRIGDFGKWENLNRLELNNIQYLDMNLIYFPDSCKELVLKNIRILKWWNAEESLVPILFTESAHEQKKIWIKKQNRKKQVKEYRLNEHYLKPEIIENCKDIVKSMIGRSSTNKLNYISLVSINKTVNNFIIVPSNLYDNNRIQLFNINRYIEEVYII, encoded by the coding sequence ATGGACGTTTGTAAGTTCCTAGACCTGCCTATAGACATTAGAAAAAACATATATCTGCAATTGAATGGAATGCTGGGGAACAGTAACTTtgattctaataaattttcaattaatattcaagaaaCTAGAACTGAAAATACTATTCCTGTTAGTAAAAAAGCTAAATCTAATAGAAAGACCAGAATTCAAACCTATTACAAGATATTTGAACCTATTTTTGCAATGCTTAATCActcaaatttatttgaaaagtGGCTATACCATGCGATTTGGTTAAGATATGATTCAATTATGCTCGATTGCATGAGAATCAATCATTTTTATGGAGGACAAGTACTCGGTTCTTTAGATTGGATACAATTAGATGGTAAACTGCGGTTGGCTTACTTTGATGAACATTACGTCCTGCAGGTATGGTATACCTtcaaagaatataataaatggATTGTGAGGGGATCAAGTGCAATTGAAACTGAAAGTAAAATTGACTATTTAAGACTAAATATAGATCATCTTAATTCAATGGGATCAGTATTTGAAAAAACGTTGGATGATTTCGGTAAACACGATATGTACCTTAAAATAAACGAAATTCATTTCAATTCAGATGAAGATGAGAATGCTGAAAGCGATTTCCTTCCAAATTATAATGAAGATAGTGTTACTGATACAGAAGCTGAAAATACTGACGCACTTGACATcagttttaaaaataaacttaatgacaaaaatattattgcaattattcaaaggatggaaaatatgaaaaatctTTCTAAACTTACTATTACAACTGACAGATTATATCAGACTTTAGTCAACCTGCAGGGCGTTAGAGACAACCCCGGTCGAATTATTAGTTATATGGTTCGTAAACGTATAACagaaattcaaatcaaTAGAGTCAAGCAGTTATCTTTTAAAAGCAGAATTGGAGATTTTGGTAAATGggaaaatttaaatagaTTAGAGCTAAATAATATCCAATATCTGGACatgaatttgatatattttccCGATAGTTGCAAGGAACTagtattgaaaaatatacGAATATTAAAATGGTGGAATGCTGAGGAAAGTTTGGTACCTATATTGTTTACAGAATCTGCTcatgaacaaaaaaagatatggataaaaaaacaaaatagaaAGAAGCAAGTGAAAGAATATAGATTAAATGAACATTACCTTAAACCTGAAATCATAGAGAATTGCAAGGATATAGTAAAATCGATGATTGGGAGATCCAGcacaaataaattaaattatatcaGTCTGGTAAGTATTAATAAAACTGtgaacaattttattattgtacCATCAAATTTATATGACAATAATAGAATCCAGCTTTTTAACATAAATCGATACATTGAAGAAGTATACATTATCTGA
- the UTP15 gene encoding snoRNA-binding rRNA-processing protein UTP15 (similar to Saccharomyces cerevisiae UTP15 (YMR093W); ancestral locus Anc_2.469) — translation MSSQRQRIITSKAPLLPQQTTPEQRYWRQYSSTQLVKEHNSVTHIAFNPQHTHDFAVTSSTRVQIFSSRTRQVVKTFSRFKDVVYSASFRNDGKLLVAGDATGLVSVFDSYNPRTLLLSINVSTHPVHVTKFHSQDSKTLVTASDDRVTRLWDISYAYEPSLELTGASDYVRTLTFIPSAPHLVATGSYDGIVRLYDTRNSGSEPVFSLNHEQPLENILAISPTQLISAGGNNFKVWDLTSNKKLHERGNFNKTVTCLDYVENFDAPSQCALIASSLDGHVKVFDPLDNFSVKFGWKFSGAVLSCGVSPGDAQGNRHLVAGLSSGLLAIRTKKKEKQDTKKSISTRADKSSAFQRMMRGSEYKGDQEQIIHDDKVKPQRRIKAFEKYVNQFKWGEALDSAFIPGMAKELTLTVLQELRERGKIRVALYGRDETSLEPLLNWCLKGIEDVRSIPVVADWIVVVLELYGEVLDRSPVLQEMLKSLRSKIRQEVYKAKEAQKIESMLQLLTS, via the coding sequence ATGTCTTCTCAGAGACAAAGAATTATTACATCAAAGGCTCCTCTATTGCCTCAGCAAACTACGCCTGAGCAAAGGTACTGGCGTCAATATTCTTCGACTCAATTAGTGAAAGAGCACAACAGTGTCACTCATATTGCATTCAATCCACAACATACTCATGATTTTGCTGTCACATCTTCCACTAGAgttcaaatattttcttccaGAACAAGACAAGTTGTGAAAACATTTTCTAGATTTAAAGATGTTGTTTACTCAGCATCGTTTAGAAATGACGGTAAATTACTAGTAGCCGGTGATGCTACCGGTTTGGTATCTGTATTTGACAGTTATAATCCAAgaactttattattatctattAACGTATCCACTCATCCAGTTCATGTCACAAAGTTTCACTCACAAGATTCCAAAACTTTGGTAACAGCAAGTGATGATAGAGTTACAAGACTATGGGATATTTCATATGCGTATGAACCTTCTTTAGAATTAACTGGCGCTTCTGATTACGTCCGTACACTTACATTTATTCCTTCTGCTCCTCATCTAGTGGCTACAGGTTCATATGATGGTATTGTAAGATTGTATGATACAAGAAATAGTGGCTCAGAACCAGTTTTCTCATTAAATCACGAACAACCACTAGAAAATATTCTAGCTATATCACCAACTCAATTGATCTCTGCAGGTGGTAATAACTTTAAAGTTTGGGATTTAACtagtaataaaaaattacatGAGAGAGGTAACTTTAATAAAACTGTAACATGTTTAGATTATGTCGAGAATTTCGATGCACCATCTCAATGTGCTTTAATTGCTTCATCTTTGGATGGTCATGTTAAAGTCTTTGATCCTTTAGATAATTTCTCTGTTAAATTTGGTTGGAAGTTCTCAGGTGCTGTATTAAGTTGTGGTGTATCCCCAGGTGATGCCCAAGGTAATCGTCATTTAGTAGCTGGTTTATCATCTGGTTTATTAGCTATTAGAActaagaaaaaagaaaaacaagaCACAAAAAAATCTATTTCCACAAGAGCTGATAAGAGTTCTGCTTTCCAAAGAATGATGCGTGGATCTGAATACAAAGGTGACCAGGAACAGATAATTCACGATGATAAAGTTAAGCCACAACGTCGTATTAAAGCTTTCGAAAAATATGTTAACCAATTTAAATGGGGAGAAGCTTTAGATAGTGCATTCATACCCGGAATGGCTAAGGAATTGACTTTAACTGTCTTGCAAGAATTACGTGAACGTGGGAAAATTAGAGTTGCACTATATGGAAGAGATGAAACTTCTCTTGAACCATTATTGAATTGGTGTTTAAAAGGTATCGAAGATGTTAGATCTATTCCTGTTGTAGCCGACTGGATCGTGGTAGTTTTAGAACTATATGGAGAAGTCCTTGATAGGTCCCCAGTGTTGCAAGAGATGTTAAAAAGTTTAAGATCAAAAATAAGACAAGAAGTGTATAAAGCCAAAGAAGCTCAAAAAATTGAGAGTATGTTACAACTATTAACAAGTTAG
- the SNZ1 gene encoding pyridoxine biosynthesis protein SNZ1 (similar to Saccharomyces cerevisiae SNZ1 (YMR096W); ancestral locus Anc_2.465), giving the protein MSDFKIKSGFAQMLKGGVIMDVVTPEQAIIAEKAGACAVMALEKIPADMRKTGSVCRMSDPKMIKEIMESVTIPVMAKVRIGHFVEAQILETLEVDCIDESEVLTPADWTHHIDKKKFKTLFVCGAKNLGEALRRINEGAAMIRTKGEAGTGDVSEAVKHINQITREIESLKDLSTSELEIRAAEYRVPVDLLKEVASKRCLPVVNFAAGGVATPADAALLMQLGCDGVFVGSGIFKSSNPEKLAKAIVEATTNYNDPQKLLEVSKDLGDLMPGISIGSIPTKPGHSSDNNKRLSEIGW; this is encoded by the coding sequence ATGTCTGacttcaaaattaaaagtgGGTTTGCCCAAATGTTGAAAGGTGGTGTCATTATGGATGTGGTAACACCAGAACAAGCAATAATTGCTGAAAAAGCTGGTGCTTGTGCTGTTATGGCATTGGAAAAAATCCCAGCCGATATGAGGAAAACAGGTAGTGTTTGTAGAATGTCTGATCCAAAAAtgattaaagaaattatgGAGTCTGTGACAATTCCTGTCATGGCGAAAGTTAGAATCGGTCATTTTGTAGAGGCACAGATATTGGAGACGTTAGAAGTCGATTGCATTGATGAGAGTGAAGTGTTAACTCCAGCCGATTGGACACATCATATTGACAAGAAAAAGTTCAAGACTTTATTTGTTTGTGGTGCCAAGAATTTGGGGGAAGCTCTAAGAAGAATCAACGAAGGTGCTGCAATGATTAGAACAAAAGGTGAAGCAGGCACTGGTGATGTTTCTGAAGCTGTGAAACACATAAACCAGATTACAAGAGAAATAGAATCTTTGAAAGATTTATCAACTTCTGAATTAGAGATTAGAGCGGCAGAATATAGAGTCCCAGTAGACTTGTTGAAAGAAGTAGCTTCTAAAAGATGTTTACCAGTTGTTAATTTTGCAGCTGGTGGTGTTGCAACTCCAGCAGATGCTGCTTTACTGATGCAATTAGGCTGCGATGGTGTTTTCGTTGGCTCTGGtatattcaaatcatcGAATCCAGAAAAATTAGCAAAGGCCATTGTAGAAGCTACAACAAATTATAATGACCCACAAAAATTGCTAGAAGTATCTAAAGACTTAGGCGATCTAATGCCCGGTATCTCAATTGGATCTATCCCTACAAAACCAGGACATTCTTCAGACAATAACAAAAGATTATCTGAGATTGGTTGGTAA
- the MTG1 gene encoding putative GTPase MTG1 (similar to Saccharomyces cerevisiae MTG1 (YMR097C); ancestral locus Anc_2.463), whose translation MRQYLPLFKNGFLPRYSFPNYNIVTTDFKGHQMKAMTRFFKILPQLNFILELRDLRAPLSTRNPLFDQLLLQDKSRKVKKLVVYTKKDMMLSGNNSNENQDIIQKLQNWHGAINEMFMVINCNDRQDVSNLLKVIKYQKELFEDQNDLLPMGYKVLVSGMPNVGKSTLVNALRGISGATNSQKRKNKVARTGGQAGVTRSTSELIRISPDSESSAIYLIDSPGISLPGRMTNSTNKMLPLSLCGCVKSNLVDPTIIADYLLYLLNLQTSKAFERYPGELEDPSNDINEVLTRLDKSSSRKTSKKTRYSRFIIDGEPDYNSIAAIWVNKWRQHQKGDVGVFFDPEILLDTTEFSYKDYTRRETQKIQEYFNIGDKMKKKHAMAPTIRNVDDLF comes from the coding sequence ATGAGGCAATACCTACCactttttaaaaatggattCTTACCAAGATACTCTTTCCCTAATTACAATATTGTCACAACAGACTTTAAAGGTCATCAAATGAAGGCTATGACTagattctttaaaatactACCTCAGTTGAACTTCATTTTAGAATTAAGAGATCTGCGAGCACCTTTATCCACTAGAAACCCTCTTTTTGATCAACTTTTACTTCAAGATAAAAGCAGAAAAGTGAAAAAACTTGTAGTTTATACAAAGAAGGACATGATGCTGTCTGGTAACAATTCCAATGAAAACCAAGatataatacaaaaattaCAGAACTGGCATGGGGCAATAAATGAAATGTTTATGGTGATAAATTGCAATGATAGACAAGATGTTTCTAATTTACTGAAAGTGATCAAATATCAAAAGGAATTATTCGAAGATCAAAATGACTTACTGCCGATGGGATATAAAGTTCTAGTTAGTGGGATGCCGAATGTTGGAAAATCTACTTTGGTTAATGCACTTCGTGGCATATCAGGAGCTACAAATTCtcagaaaagaaagaataaaGTAGCCAGAACAGGAGGTCAAGCTGGTGTCACTAGATCAACAAGTGAGTTGATAAGAATTTCACCAGATTCTGAGTCATCTGCAATTTACTTGATTGATTCACCTGGAATCAGTCTGCCGGGTAGAATGACGAATTCCACGAATAAAATGCTACCACTATCACTATGTGGGTGTGTGAAAAGCAACCTTGTTGACCCTACAATTATCGCAGACTACCTGTTATATTTACTGAATCTACAAACTTCTAAAGCATTCGAAAGATATCCAGGTGAACTAGAGGATCCAAGCAACGACATAAATGAAGTTCTAACAAGACTTGATAAAAGTTCTTCAAGGAAAACTAGCAAAAAAACTAGATACAGcagatttattattgatggCGAGCCAGATTATAATTCAATAGCTGCAATTTGGGTAAATAAATGGAGACAACATCAAAAAGGTGATGTTGGTGTATTTTTTGATCCTGAAATTTTGTTAGATACAACTGAATTCAGTTACAAAGATTACACGAGAAGAGAAACACagaaaattcaagaatACTTTAATATTGGTGataaaatgaagaagaagcatGCCATGGCACCTACTATACGAAACGTCGATGATTTATTCTAA
- the KTI12 gene encoding Kti12p (similar to Saccharomyces cerevisiae KTI12 (YKL110C); ancestral locus Anc_2.462) yields the protein MPLILFSGYPCSGKTTKAKELIELLEEKIKNEPALSKYKIVYHSDETLGIKHENYANSHDERKLRSEIMSAVKRDLSKTNIVIVDSLNYIKGFRYQLHCEVKNSSSTFCLIQTMCPVDVILEWNTNSPNPWDETLLTQLIQRYEEPNGLSRWDSPLFAILSNQDTAKEYFNDISSAIFTSSKSLNNRDPLSRAFQKPNSVTLLKPASQTNFMQMLDMETTRVVKTIMNEVKIAQSIGSKYSPRIIVSEDVKDINEDGCVYVDLPVSGVTLPLLQRLKRQFISLNKVRDMEKDRIVHLFADYLTKHLNE from the coding sequence ATgcctttaattttattttctggATACCCATGTAGTGGGAAAACTACAAAGGCAAAAGAACTAatagaattattagaagagaagataaaaaatgaaCCTGCTTTAAGTAAGTATAAGATAGTATACCATAGTGATGAAACTTTAGGTATCAAACATGAAAACTACGCTAACTCCCATGATGAAAGAAAGCTAAGATCTGAGATCATGTCTGCGGTTAAAAGAGATTTATCGAAAACtaatattgtaattgtagattctttaaattatatcaaaGGTTTCCGTTATCAGTTACATTGTGAAGTTAAAAATAGCTCTTCAACTTTCTGTTTAATTCAGACAATGTGCCCAGTAGATGTTATACTAGAATGGAATACAAACTCTCCAAATCCATGGGATGAAACTTTGTTAACCCAATTAATCCAACGTTATGAAGAACCAAATGGTCTATCACGTTGGGATTCACCTTTATTTGCTATTTTATCTAACCAGGATACAGctaaagaatattttaatgatatatcTAGCGCTATTTTTACATCTAGcaaatctttaaataatagaGATCCATTAAGTCGTGCATTTCAGAAGCCAAACTCTGTTACTTTGTTAAAACCTGCATCCCAGACTAACTTTATGCAAATGCTTGATATGGAAACCACTAGAGTtgtaaaaacaataatgaaCGAAGTAAAAATAGCACAATCAATTGGCTCGAAATATAGCCCTAGAATTATTGTTTCCGAAGATGTTAAAGACATAAACGAAGATGGATGTGTATATGTGGATTTGCCAGTCTCTGGTGTTACATTGCCATTATTACAAAGATTGAAAAGGCAATTTATAAGTTTAAATAAGGTGAGAGATATGGAAAAAGATAGAATTGTTCATTTGTTTGctgattatttaactaagCATTTGAATGAGTAA
- the ATP25 gene encoding Atp25p (similar to Saccharomyces cerevisiae YMR098C; ancestral locus Anc_2.461) produces the protein MLRARKLSRGPAVAICNKVIYNTTKLTISRHQSTAEPPIEKEKRNVLVPWYVSMVNREKLLQQQTPVMDQIVEFPEHSPHSLIRITNFIKNKLGITDIKIFDLKQQKLSEPHEREFTTAVAEICDYMVIGTGKSSKHCNSTFIELNKVLKSEYNTIASVEGNINANDERKRKRRLEKKNNYSKALGNTLLSSSNKESWYMIDCNVDNIFVSILTPNKRTIMKLEELYLPASHESPVNEDLNEITNENPLDTQPGSMMDVNDGNNVLAGLKRLALQNKRNYSTVSQACATENKIKHILRQVDENNLRTMSSDLIKILNIPQDNQIIILEFINKTLESMIKTSKDNLNIGSLKLFFDYHWPISMEPTKSIKYWEKRQSFLYLLNEIDPVNYGPKQYYCDYLVTKVVSNSDITTFDFESFLKLTIRSIERIEDPKYSDLVKYNHYLVKSLKLIRNYLILDNGETISLLLNTMIIKNKNKNTNLNALYEVIDYLVSISSERKVMLDKSIVIPIINTLAEVNSWYSIWKIWDQLGYMSSYKNDTRPWYDLINLVIKKGDKSVHEHFINSDMLMWIKRNDVLVDDKLGSAITELFQLVNNENFGNADLKKYLLSHNE, from the coding sequence ATGCTGAGAGCAAGAAAATTGTCCAGAGGGCCTGCAGTAGCCATTTGCAACAAGGTCATCTACAATACAACAAAACTCACTATCTCAAGGCATCAATCAACTGCAGAGCCACCAATTGAGAAGGAGAAAAGGAATGTGCTAGTTCCCTGGTATGTGAGCATGGTCAACAGAGAGAAATTATTACAACAGCAGACTCCAGTGATGGATCAGATAGTTGAATTTCCAGAACATTCACCTCACTCTTTAATTCGAATTACAAACTTTATCAAGAACAAATTAGGTATTACAGATATAAAGATATTCGATTTGAAACAACAAAAACTTTCAGAGCCTCATGAACGTGAATTCACCACTGCAGTGGCAGAGATTTGTGATTACATGGTCATCGGTACTGGAAAATCGAGTAAGCATTGTAATAGCACTTTcattgaattgaataaagttttaaaatctGAATATAATACGATTGCCTCTGTAGAAGGTAATATTAATGCAAATGATGAGAGAAAAAGGAAGAGAAGACTagagaagaaaaataacTATTCAAAAGCATTGGGTAATACATTACTGTCTTCTTCGAACAAAGAGTCATGGTATATGATTGATTGTAATGTCGATAATATCTTCGTTAGTATTTTAACACCTAATAAGAGAACAATTATGAAGTTAGaagaattatatttacCAGCTTCACACGAATCGCCGGTCAATGAAGATCTCAATGAAATTACAAATGAAAACCCCCTAGATACTCAGCCTGGCTCTATGATGGATGTTAATGACGGTAATAATGTTTTAGCTGGATTAAAAAGATTGGCTCttcaaaacaaaagaaattattcCACGGTGAGTCAAGCGTGTGCtactgaaaataaaataaaacatattttaagGCAGGTCGATGAGAATAATCTTCGCACCATGTCCTCAGAtcttataaaaatattaaacataCCTCAAgataatcaaataataattttagaaTTCATTAACAAAACTTTAGAGTCTATGATCAAAACTTCAAAGGATAACTTGAATATTGGctctttaaaattattttttgattacCATTGGCCAATAAGCATGGAACCAACTAAGTCTATCAAATATTGGGAGAAAAGACAATCGTTTCTCTATCTTTTAAACGAAATTGATCCAGTAAACTATGGTccaaaacaatattattgtgATTATTTAGTGACAAAAGTAGTTTCAAATTCTGATATTACaacttttgattttgaatcaTTCTTAAAATTGACAATTCGATCAATTGAACGTATTGAGGATCCGAAGTACTCTGATCTCGTGAAATATAATCACTATTTGGTAAAATCACTTAAGTTAATTCGGAATTATTTGATCTTAGACAATGGAGAAACgatatctttattattaaacaCCATGATtattaagaataaaaataaaaatacaaatttaaatgCATTATATGAGGTTATTGATTATTTGGTATCTATCTCTAGTGAACGTAAAGTTATGCTAGATAAATCTATCGTGATCCCAATAATCAATACTTTAGCCGAGGTGAATTCTTGGTACTctatttggaaaatatgGGATCAACTAGGATACATGTCGTCATATAAAAATGACACAAGGCCATGGTATGATCTGATTAATTTGGTAATTAAGAAGGGGGATAAATCAGTACATGAGCACTTTATCAATAGCGATATGCTAATGTGGATAAAACGTAATGATGTCCTAGTTGACGATAAATTAGGCTCAGCTATCACTGAGCTGTTCCAACttgtaaataatgaaaacttTGGTAATGCTGATTTGAAGAAGTACTTACTCTCACATAATGAATGA